In Runella sp. SP2, the genomic window CTTACGAACCGCAATTTTATTCAGTTTGTTTGCCGTTTATGGTTCCAAACTGCTATCCGTTACCCTCATTTTTTTAGGAGATGCTGCTCGTTTTTTTACTTGGGCAAAAGGGCAGTTTTTCCCAAACAATGAACTGCCACAGGTACTCTCCGAAAGTCCTGACACGATTACTCGTTCGGAATTTTTGATGAAAACGGCCTTAGTTGCCGCCTCCGTTCCTGCCGCAGCCCTGACGTGGGGTATTTTGTCAGGGGCGCACGACTACCGTGTTCGTCGGGTAAAATTAGCCATCAAAAACCTGCCTCGATCGTTTGAAGGCATGGCGATAGGGCAAATCTCAGACATTCATTCAGGGTCTTTTTTTAACAAAATCGCTGTAAAAGGAGGCATAGAGCTACTGCTCAAAGAAAAGCCCGATATGGTGTTTTTTACGGGGGATTTGGTAAACGACCGCGCCACGGAAGTAAACGATTATGTACATCTCTTTGATAAAATAAAAGCCCCGCTGGGTGTTTACAGCACACTTGGCAACCACGACTACGGAGCTTATGCTGGCTGGCCAAACCCTCAAGCCAAAAAACAAAACCTAGACGACGTCAAGAAAGCCCATAAAGTACTTGGCTACGACTTGCTAACAGACGACCGTCGAATCATCAAGCTAGGGAGTGAAAGATTAGCCATCATTGGGGTAGAAAACATTTCAGCCAACGAGTCAATTTTCCCAAATAATGGTAACTTACAACGCGCAATTGTAGGCACAGAAGAGGCTTCGATCAAACTCTTACTGAGCCACGACCCTACCCACTGGGATATGGAAGTAAACACCCAATACCCCGATATTGATGTCATGTTTAGCGGCCATACGCACGGACTGCAATTGGGTGTAACGATTGGCGATAAGACCTATTCGCCCGCCCAATGGCAGTACAAACAGTGGGGCGGTTTATACAAAAAGGGCAATCAGCAGTTGTATGTCAATCGTGGATTTGGGTATTTAGGCTTTCCTGGGCGAGTAGGGATGCCTCCCGAAATCACAATCTTTGAATTAGCCAGCGCATAAAAACAGTTGAGCAATGGAACACGTATCGAAACATTTAACTCCCGAAATAAAACTCTCGTGTTACGAGGACAAGTTTTTTAAGTCTGAAATTGTCTTTGACCAACACATGCTGGTGTGGTTTATTTCGGGAGAAACCAAGATTGTGCAAGCAGAAGCCACGCATCGCTTTCAAACGGGAGATATTTTTCTCATTCCGAGAAATAAACCCGCCACCATTATCAATTACCCCAAAGACGGCTTGCCCCACAAAACGGTTGTGATGCTTTTGACTACCCAAATTCTGAGGGATTTTTACAAACACATTGACGTAAAGACCAAAATAACGGCCGTACCCAAAATTCGCAGTTTTACGCATCATCCTTTGTTGGAGAGCTGCCTAGCGTCATTGATTCCTTACTTTGAGATGAAAGAGCCCTTTCCCGACTATCTGGCGTCGTTGAAACTGACCGAAGCCATCAGTATTTTAAGAACCCTTGACCCAGAAGTAGATAGCATACTCGCCAATTTTGACGACCCGTATAAAGTCGATTTGATTGGTTTTATGGAAAAAAACTACATGTTCAACATGCCCATTGAGAAATTTGGCTACCTCACAGGCAGAAGTTTAACGACTTTCAAACGCGATTTTAAGCGAGCGTTCAACACTACTCCCCAAAAATGGCTCACGCAAAAACGGCTCGAATTGGCCCATTTTCAAATTGCTGAACGAAAATTAAAGCCGCTTGAAGCCTGTTACGAAACGGGGTTTGAAAACCTCTCGCATTTTTCGTTTGCCTTTAAAAAACACTTTGGCTACACGCCGACTGACGTATTCTCAA contains:
- a CDS encoding metallophosphoesterase, whose product is MTASKYIVIPILSCLLLLIDWYVWQAVKIVFQNSTVQVQQFVKWAFWSLTTIIIFGLWLYNFAPPDTLGRRLRTAILFSLFAVYGSKLLSVTLIFLGDAARFFTWAKGQFFPNNELPQVLSESPDTITRSEFLMKTALVAASVPAAALTWGILSGAHDYRVRRVKLAIKNLPRSFEGMAIGQISDIHSGSFFNKIAVKGGIELLLKEKPDMVFFTGDLVNDRATEVNDYVHLFDKIKAPLGVYSTLGNHDYGAYAGWPNPQAKKQNLDDVKKAHKVLGYDLLTDDRRIIKLGSERLAIIGVENISANESIFPNNGNLQRAIVGTEEASIKLLLSHDPTHWDMEVNTQYPDIDVMFSGHTHGLQLGVTIGDKTYSPAQWQYKQWGGLYKKGNQQLYVNRGFGYLGFPGRVGMPPEITIFELASA
- a CDS encoding AraC family transcriptional regulator encodes the protein MEHVSKHLTPEIKLSCYEDKFFKSEIVFDQHMLVWFISGETKIVQAEATHRFQTGDIFLIPRNKPATIINYPKDGLPHKTVVMLLTTQILRDFYKHIDVKTKITAVPKIRSFTHHPLLESCLASLIPYFEMKEPFPDYLASLKLTEAISILRTLDPEVDSILANFDDPYKVDLIGFMEKNYMFNMPIEKFGYLTGRSLTTFKRDFKRAFNTTPQKWLTQKRLELAHFQIAERKLKPLEACYETGFENLSHFSFAFKKHFGYTPTDVFSKSFHV